From one Salvelinus sp. IW2-2015 linkage group LG11, ASM291031v2, whole genome shotgun sequence genomic stretch:
- the LOC139028418 gene encoding putative uncharacterized protein DDB_G0271982 — MSHIEGERERERERERERREERERERERERERERREKRERERERREERTEERKNRGRTETEREEETEERQRLDVQLGLCVPVNQAWWMFLNIHQAVNQSLYAEEAAL, encoded by the exons ATGTCACACATTGAGg gagagagagagagagagagagagagagagagagagaggagagaggagagagagagagagagagagagagagagagagagagagaggagagagaagagagagagagagagagagaga agggaggagagaacagaggagaggaagaacagagggaggacagagacagagagggaggaagaaacagaggagaga CAGCGGCTGGACGTTCAGTTGGGCCTCTGTGTCCCTGTGAACCAGGCCTGGTGGATGTTTCTGAACATCCACCAGGCTGTCAATCAAAGCCTGTATGCCGAGGAGGCAGCATTATAA